A single region of the Rhinoraja longicauda isolate Sanriku21f chromosome 12, sRhiLon1.1, whole genome shotgun sequence genome encodes:
- the epsti1 gene encoding epithelial-stromal interaction protein 1 isoform X1 yields MSYNKGVYTRPLEQAGGMNQPPAQDDLTGQAGNPGSNRVTGVDEQQPGIEQPDSGQPQYRGGYSMIAPNVSKRSQLQQMANKELEDLRQWKEAHKPGPLSLAPMRLGGLTSEDKVRRQQQINLQGSKLQQRAKKEEYERKRKEAEELDNQKMKDIQREKANKLEEKRKQEDMQRKAQQHRQHQQTMQQFLDRIDANGSHQPPSAVVSTTSRAKKEEHDRKKKEAEELENQKMKEIQRDRANKLEERRKQEDMQRKAQQQVQHQQTMHQFLDRIDANRSRLPPNSALSTTPWDRNHTYGEDQKEAENQKLQETKEEGMKKSEYLAEKDPQLEAEQQRRLQEDHRRKNNAFLDNLERRRQSGENLHHISPSSSDEKSFRQDTRGYVTASPYHGDAQEEEEDLNDALTDHDVYRGLPEGADQDWDLMKLSSFFPDYNVRILEELLEQCNEDYAAVIQLLQ; encoded by the exons ATGTCTTACAACAAGGGAGTTTATACCCGTCCGCTGGAACAGGCCGGCGGGATGAACCAGCCACCGGCACAGGACGACCTCACCGGTCAAGCGGGTAACCCGGGATCCAACCGGGTAACCGGGGTGGATGAGCAGCAACCTGGAATAGAGCAGCCCGATAGCGGACAACCTCAGTA TCGGGGTGGATATTCGATGATTGCACCGAACGTAAGCAAGCGATCTCAATTGCAGCAAA TGGCTAACAAGGAACTAGAGGATCTGAGGCAGTGGAAGGAAGCTCACAAACCTGGTCCCCTCAGCTTGGCTCCCATGCGTTTGG GTGGACTTACTTCAGAGGATAAAGTAAGACGACAACAACAAATAAATCTCCAAGGGTCGAAGCTCCAACAAAGA GCCAAAAAAGAAGAGTATGAACGGAAAAGGAAAGAAGCTGAAGAACTCGACAATCAAAAAATGAAGGATATTCAGAGAGAAAAAGCTAATAAACTTGAGGAGAAAAGGAAGCAGGAGGACATGCAGAGGAAAGCACAGCAGCATCGCCAGCACCAGCA AACCATGCAACAGTTCCTTGATAGGATAGATGCCAATGGATCACATCAGCCTCCCAGCGCTGTAGTTTCAACCACATCACGG GCCAAAAAAGAAGAACATGACCGGAAAAAGAAAGAAGCTGAAGAACTCGAGAATCAGAAAATGAAGGAAATTCAGAGGGATAGAGCTAATAAACTTGAGGAAAGAAGGAAGCAGGAGGACATGCAGAGAAAAGCACAGCAGCAAGTTCAGCACCAGCA AACCATGCATCAGTTCCTAGATAGGATAGATGCCAACAGATCACGCCTGCCTCCCAACTCTGCACTTTCAACCACACCTTGG GACAGGAATCACACCTATGGGGAGGATCAGAAGGAGGCTGAAAACCAGAAACTACAGGAGACAAAAGAGGAAGGAATGAAAAAG AGTGAATACTTAGCAGAGAAGGATCCCCAGCTGGAAGCTGAACAGCAAAGAAGGCTTCAGGAAGATCATAGGAG GAAGAATAATGCTTTCTTGGACAATCTTGAAAGAAGGCGACAATCTGGCGAGAATTTGCACCACATCTCACCTTCTTCATCTGATGAGAAATCCTTTCGACAGGACACTAGGGGATATGTTACTGCATCACCATATCACGGAGATGCACAGGAGGAAGAAGAGGACCTCAATGATGCCCTGACTGATCATGACGTTTACAGAGGTTTACCTGAAG GTGCTGATCAAGACTGGGACTTGATGaagctttcttctttctttcctgACTACAACGTAAGGATTCTTGAGGAACTCTTGGAACAGTGTAATGAAGATTATGCAGCAGTGATCCAGCTTCTGCAATAA
- the epsti1 gene encoding uncharacterized protein epsti1 isoform X2, with translation MSYNKGVYTRPLEQAGGMNQPPAQDDLTGQAGNPGSNRVTGVDEQQPGIEQPDSGQPQYRGGYSMIAPNVSKRSQLQQSGLTSEDKVRRQQQINLQGSKLQQRAKKEEYERKRKEAEELDNQKMKDIQREKANKLEEKRKQEDMQRKAQQHRQHQQTMQQFLDRIDANGSHQPPSAVVSTTSRAKKEEHDRKKKEAEELENQKMKEIQRDRANKLEERRKQEDMQRKAQQQVQHQQTMHQFLDRIDANRSRLPPNSALSTTPWDRNHTYGEDQKEAENQKLQETKEEGMKKSEYLAEKDPQLEAEQQRRLQEDHRRKNNAFLDNLERRRQSGENLHHISPSSSDEKSFRQDTRGYVTASPYHGDAQEEEEDLNDALTDHDVYRGLPEGADQDWDLMKLSSFFPDYNVRILEELLEQCNEDYAAVIQLLQ, from the exons ATGTCTTACAACAAGGGAGTTTATACCCGTCCGCTGGAACAGGCCGGCGGGATGAACCAGCCACCGGCACAGGACGACCTCACCGGTCAAGCGGGTAACCCGGGATCCAACCGGGTAACCGGGGTGGATGAGCAGCAACCTGGAATAGAGCAGCCCGATAGCGGACAACCTCAGTA TCGGGGTGGATATTCGATGATTGCACCGAACGTAAGCAAGCGATCTCAATTGCAGCAAA GTGGACTTACTTCAGAGGATAAAGTAAGACGACAACAACAAATAAATCTCCAAGGGTCGAAGCTCCAACAAAGA GCCAAAAAAGAAGAGTATGAACGGAAAAGGAAAGAAGCTGAAGAACTCGACAATCAAAAAATGAAGGATATTCAGAGAGAAAAAGCTAATAAACTTGAGGAGAAAAGGAAGCAGGAGGACATGCAGAGGAAAGCACAGCAGCATCGCCAGCACCAGCA AACCATGCAACAGTTCCTTGATAGGATAGATGCCAATGGATCACATCAGCCTCCCAGCGCTGTAGTTTCAACCACATCACGG GCCAAAAAAGAAGAACATGACCGGAAAAAGAAAGAAGCTGAAGAACTCGAGAATCAGAAAATGAAGGAAATTCAGAGGGATAGAGCTAATAAACTTGAGGAAAGAAGGAAGCAGGAGGACATGCAGAGAAAAGCACAGCAGCAAGTTCAGCACCAGCA AACCATGCATCAGTTCCTAGATAGGATAGATGCCAACAGATCACGCCTGCCTCCCAACTCTGCACTTTCAACCACACCTTGG GACAGGAATCACACCTATGGGGAGGATCAGAAGGAGGCTGAAAACCAGAAACTACAGGAGACAAAAGAGGAAGGAATGAAAAAG AGTGAATACTTAGCAGAGAAGGATCCCCAGCTGGAAGCTGAACAGCAAAGAAGGCTTCAGGAAGATCATAGGAG GAAGAATAATGCTTTCTTGGACAATCTTGAAAGAAGGCGACAATCTGGCGAGAATTTGCACCACATCTCACCTTCTTCATCTGATGAGAAATCCTTTCGACAGGACACTAGGGGATATGTTACTGCATCACCATATCACGGAGATGCACAGGAGGAAGAAGAGGACCTCAATGATGCCCTGACTGATCATGACGTTTACAGAGGTTTACCTGAAG GTGCTGATCAAGACTGGGACTTGATGaagctttcttctttctttcctgACTACAACGTAAGGATTCTTGAGGAACTCTTGGAACAGTGTAATGAAGATTATGCAGCAGTGATCCAGCTTCTGCAATAA